In the Halichoerus grypus chromosome 4, mHalGry1.hap1.1, whole genome shotgun sequence genome, one interval contains:
- the RASL11A gene encoding ras-like protein family member 11A, which translates to MRPPTMSGHCLLAPIPESSSDYLLPKDIKLAVLGAGRVGKSAMIVRFLTKRFIGDYEPNTGKLYSRLVYVEGDQLSLQIQDTPGGIQVQDSLTQVGDSLAKCVQWAEGFLLVYSITDYDSYQSIRPLYQHIRKVHPDSKAPVIIVGNKGDLLHARQVQTHDGIQLANELGSLFLEISTSENYEDVCDVFQHLCKEVGKLHSLSGERRRASIIPRPRSPNMQDLKRRFKQALSSKVKAPSALG; encoded by the exons ATGCGGCCGCCCACCATGTCTGGGCACTGTCTGCTCGCGCCCATCCCCGAGTCCTCCTCCGACTACCTCCTGCCCAAGGACATCAAGCTGGCCGTGCTGGGCGCCGGCCGCGTGGGCAAGAGCG caaTGATTGTGCGCTTCCTGACCAAGAGATTTATTGGCGATTATGAACCGAATACAG GCAAGTTGTATTCACGGCTCGTCTACGTAGAGGGAGACCAGCTCTCCTTGCAGATCCAGGACACCCCGGGGGGCATCCAG GTCCAAGACAGCCTGACCCAGGTAGGTGATTCCCTGGCCAAGTGCGTGCAGTGGGCAGAGGGCTTTCTGCTGGTCTACTCCATCACAGACTATGACAGCTACCAGTCCATCCGCCCCCTTTACCAGCACATCCGGAAGGTCCACCCTGACTCCAAGGCCCCTGTCATCATCGTGGGCAACAAGGGGGACCTTCTGCATGCCCGGCAGGTGCAAACGCATGATGGCATTCAGCTGGCCAACGAGCTGGGCAGCCTATTCCTTGAAATTTCCACCAGTGAAAACTACGAGGACGTCTGTGACGTGTTTCAGCACCTCTGTAAAGAAGTGGGCAAGCTGCACAGCCTCAGCGGGGAGAGGAGAAGAGCCTCCATCATTCCCCGGCCGCGCTCTCCCAACATGCAAGACCTCAAGAGGCGCTTCAAGCAGGCTCTGTCTTCCAAAGTCAAAGCCCCCTCTGCACTGGGGTAA